The following DNA comes from Athene noctua chromosome 1, bAthNoc1.hap1.1, whole genome shotgun sequence.
ATTCAAGCAGATGTCTTTCAGtactctgtttttcttccctaTCCGATCACAATTATTTGGAAGCCCGGATTGTTCACTTTGACTTTCTTAGGGATTTCCTAAATACAGTGACAGCTCCATTCTTAGCTGCATTACAGTTTTACAGGAGTTGGAGTATATCATCCTTCAGAGTAAACTCATGGGCCAAATCAGCAAAAgccattaatttattttggaatatGTTTCCTTAGTCATCCAGTCTTTCAGGATGTGAAGCTGAAATGGTAAGCATCTGAGCACCGGCTAAGGAAAAATCCAACAGGTCATGAATTTTTCTTGTCAGGTAGAACAAAAACATGTTTAGGAGACTAAATTTGCTGATTTGTTAGGTTTCATTTTATCCTATGATACATATTACATAGTCTCTGTATCTTCTTCTCTTTGATGTTCCTCTGTCAAGTGCTATTAATAACAAAAAACtgcaaaaatgtttgaaagaatGTAAAGATATGCAACTAACAAGATTCCTGTCCAGCTTCATCACCTGATCACTTTGTGCTGAAATTTCCTGTTGATTATTTTGGACAATCACTTTTTAGATTCCTTGTCTAGAACCAGAGGTATAACCTCCAGAGTGCTGGAAATGTGGTTAAGTAAGGCAATTCTATTAAGTAATTTTACATTTAAGAGAATACAGAGCTTGGTGATTTTCATGtcctaacaaaaccagaaagaataagCCGGACTGGTTGTAGAGGCAGTTCTTGgtagaagaaaataatcttaatAATTAGTTGTGTTAATAGTGTACTTCTGAAATTGTATTAAACACTAATAAACCTTAGCTTAAAAAAGTAGCTTTTATAGTTATTTAGTATGTTACTCTATTTGACAATGACTGAAGCTTACTTGTTTGGATTGATTTCTGTAATTTTAGTTTTTATAGATTCCTGATACTATATTAGCATGGCTTGCTAATGGGTTTTCTTGATCTTACACAACacatggggagaggggaaaagatTATTAGTATGTCATTCATAAAGGCATAATTATATACCCAGATACAAATATCACTCTTGTTTGACCCTGGATTGGACGTtttcagaaaggaataaaattgtTGTTTTTCACTATAGAACACAATTATTGAATAGCATTTATTTACGTATTTCCACTTGACCAGGAGGCCAGTCTTGAAATATTTGTATGTAAACATATTTGgacatatttcatttatttatttatttatttatttacttgcatTTAACTCTAAATTGGAGTTGCAGTAAGTAGTCATTTCCACTGTGATTTCTAAGTCCAAGTGATTATTAAGgaacacctttttttaaaaaggtaagaTAATTTGCAAATTTGTATTTATGTAAATACAGACATTTACAAACAGAAAACGAGTTATTGTTGCAGTTCTGGCTGTTTTCACAGGTGGACAGTGGTGAATTCCTGACTACTGTAAGGATAAAGagattttctttgtcttttgcaAATTTTAGGTTTGCTGAAGGCATTtgaaatttgaatatttttttaaaacataacctAAACCTCTTGACTCTTCCAGTGatttttctgtggggttttgaAGGATTGATCTCAGCatatctgttttccttccttaatCCTTCTTGGGTCTCCTTCTTTCTTAAGCTACACTAACACTTTGAGTAGATGCCAAAATCTAGTGGAGTATGCATGAAATCTTGCATGAAGTGTGGTGAAGGGAGAAGGCGACAAGAGTTGTCCTGAGAGCAGCTTGACCTGTCTATAGGTGATAAGCTATGTTGTGTGAGAGTAATTCTTGCACTTTTCATACTGCTGGGCAGCCCAGCCCCTTCTTACCTTAATATAGGGGTGCGAAACATTTAGGTCAGTGAGAGCTGTTCAGCTGTCAGATGTAAAAGCACACCTGGTGTCCAGCaatgacacaggaaaaaaaccatgaTAGTAGCTCACAGAAATAAGGTTTGGAGCTTCCTGCACCCCTGGGTCAAAGCTCAACCCATGCCTCCGTTAGAAAGACCTTTTCTTAACTATACTTCCATCTGAGGAAGGACTGATGGTGCTAATATTTGCATTAAAGCTGTACCTGGAGGCTGGGGGGCTGTTGTGCCAGGCACTCTCCAAAGCTGCAAAAACGTAATGTGGGTTTTCATGGGTCGTGTTCTGTGAACGCCCTTTGAAACCTGAGATTTGTGTTTTCATAAGAAATTTGTGAAGCACAAATAATAAACACTAGTAAtatgaagacagaaatatttaGTGTTTGCTTGTACTAATTAATATAATGCAGGTAGGATGGGGAgactttgtattttattaaatgcaGCAGGGGCCTGGTTGTCAAATGAGATTTTATTGTTTGGTATGAAACAACCCGGAATAATTCCATGCCTAGTTCATAAATTGGGCAATGTTATTTTGCAAGCACTTTTTACttaaagtaatttaattaaaatttttaaagaaaaattaattgtatAAAAATATTGTTCCGTCAGAATCTTGGGGTAAAATTAAACTTTAATGTTACTTCTGTTGTCATGGATGAAAGTGTGGAAAAGTAGAGAAAGTCTATCacttttacataaaaatacatgtGTTCTCACTCTCTGTCTCATTTTCTTTGATGTTGTTTTCTCTTCCTGCCATTCCATGGCAAAAGCAtgaataaatgtaaaaatgtaatattagaaaaagaattattGGTGGTTATGGGGTGACCAACTTTTATTTCTACCAAATCAGTTTAAAACCCATAATTCTGAAGTCCTGTGCAAGCTACAGGACTTAGAAGGGACTGCCTTGGctctgcctttgcctttgccCTGCTGAACAGCTGTGTAACCTGTCATATTTAAGGCAAGTGGCTTCATCTTAAGCGTCTGCGTGGACTCGCTGCTTTTCACGGAGGCAAGGTCCTGCTCATCAGGCACTTCTGGCAGGACCAAGGCCCCTGGTCTCACTGATGCAGGGCAGCAGGTCTCTGGTATCCAGGCCAGCTCAGAGTCTGTCAGTACCCAGGGGGCAGCCTGCTTCACTGGGCTTgagggctgctgctctgctgggggTGGCTGATGAGCCATGTCTTGCTGCTGTAGCATGGCACACTGTAGGTATTTTCAGTGCATCTTTGGGTAAGTATTTAAAGTGCTTATGCAATACAGTGGTCTGTATAGcagttatttttcccttctcttagAGCATTGCTTCTGTGCGTTCACCTGGCATCCTTTCTCATCATCTTCTAGAAAGTGGCAAGGGTCATTCTGACCTACTAAGTCTGTTTGTAGCTTATGGCAGAAACCATGTGGATTAATAGATCTAAATTGTCATTTTTACCATTGGGCTCAAGCTGTTAGAATTAcctcttaatatttttaatatacttagTTTCACCACAaccagcaagatttttttttttcccctccttcaaAAACAAGTCTTGTCTTAGCCAGGGGGATGGAGGGCAAGAAAATTCCACATTATGTTattcaaattcatttttaaagtatCAAGCCTTTGATAAGTTATTTTTGAAATACCTGAGAATATAGAAAACCTGTTCCTAGGcaatgaaaaatgctttcttcttttattgtactttttaaaggaattttgCCTGATATGGAGagtgtttaaaaataactattaaagactgtattttggaaaaaatataaaactcTGTTTTATccaaataagtaaaaaaaaaaaaaaaaagaaagaaaaaagagaaaaccaatCAGAACTTTGCAGATGCCCAGTAGGCTggatacttatttttttcttctacaaagatTTTGTTAGAACTCCCACATTTTCCAGAATTTCTTTACAATCTTTTAAACCGAAATGTCTTGACTTCGCATTTTTCCATAAGTTATCAAAGGTGGCTTTCTGGCTTTAAGCCTAAGTCTTTGACACGTGCAAGAGATGCAGtaacttcttgattttttttttttgcaaattatgTTTTGTAATCTGTaagcttttttttaatatgcacaCTATTTGGAATCGTAAGGAGtcctattttgtattttttaagtgTAATCATTACTTTTGGAGCTGTAACTTTCCTTGATGAGTCTTTGATGTGAAGGAACTGTTTTGCCAGTGTAACTTAGAGTATTGATAAATCCTTTCTTGAGTTCTGAAGTTAAAGGGAGAAACACATCCATATTTAACTAACAAGATCCACTTTTCCAAAGAGAGAAACAGACCCTTAAAACATCCTCCTAATGTGAGGTAATTCCCTTCCCTTTGCCAAACCTGCTAATTAGTAGTTTTTAGTCTGTCTCCCCTAATGTTGTTCATGAGCTTGGGGCTGTGACAGAGCAGTGTTCAGTACAGGCAGAACTGGTGATGGGCACTAAACCATTTGATCTTCCCtagtttttgctttcttttgagaCAGCAGAAGGAGAGTAGTCACCACCATGTAACTTGAGACAGATTCTGGAATGTGACTTtactgaagtttaaaataaaaaagcttaatCTCAGATAcaactctttaaatatttatatattaatacaAATTGCTTGAAAAGGAAGTTTTGGTCCctgtatttatttccttctgaGGTAGCAGGAAGGAAGCAGATCCAGCTTGCTCTATGGACATAAGGAGGTAATGTATTGTGACAATGAGGGTATTAGCCTGTTTTATAGTGGAACTGATACTATTTTGAGTAAAATTAAAAgatttcctcccccctccccccctcttCTTGCAGGAGGAAAACTGTGGTCTTACGTCAGTAAGTTCTTAAACAGAAGTCCTGAAGAGAGCTTTGAAATTCCTGAACCCAGAACATCCAGTTCAACTAAAATTTACCTGGAGCAGCCAACACCAAGTCCTAAAGAAATTGGTAGCAGCACTGATTCCAGAGAAAGCTATGGGGAGAGCACGCTGAAGGTGGTCCCGCTGAAGAGCAGCCTAACACCGAGCTCTCAGGATGACAGCAGCAACCAGGATGATGGCCAAGAGAGTTCCAAATGGATGGACTCAGGATCCAGCTCAGAAGAAGAGTGCACTACTAGTTATTTAACATTATGCAATGAATATGGGCAAGAAAAAATTGATTCTGGCTCTCTAAATGAGGAACCGGTGGTTAAACTGGAGAGTGAAGGTCTGAATACCAAAGAGAGAAGTTGCTTACAGAAATGCAGTGTCACTGGCAGTGATAGCTTCACCTCTCAGGTTGCATCTCAGGAACAAAAGCTTTTCATTGACGATGCTGAGTCAGAAATAGCTAGCCCTACTAGGATATTGGACTCATTAACTAAATCAAAGAACAGCCCTATGGAACTCTTCAGGATAGACAGCAAAGATAGCACTAGTGAGCTCCTGGGGCTTGATTTTGGAGAAAAATTATATAACCTGAAATCAGAACCTTTGAAGCCATTGTTTTCTGTCTCAGATCATGACAGAAGCTTGGATGCTCTAGACAACAAAATGGGTGTGAGAGCTCATGATACCATCAGCAGGGGTTCAAACGACTCTGTGCCAGTTATCTCCTTTAAGGATGCTGCTTTTGATGATGTAAATAGCATTGACGAAGGAAGGCCTGATCTCCTAATAAACTTACCTGGTATGTCTGATGAAACAGAAGAGGCAGCAGTGTCAAGGCCAACAAAGTTTACAAAAACTGATAGAGACATGTTGGAAGTAAAGTTATTAGAAACACCTGATGTCTTACAATTAAATAATTCTGCAGAGACATGCAAAGCATTTGATCAAGAGCCAAATCATGTGGCACCAGAAGTGGGTGATCCTTCCTGTGAGGAAGCAAATGGACAAAGTGGTGTCACTCAGGGAGCTCTTGGGACCCTCTTTACATCTGACCAAGAGGTAGGTAGTTCAGAAGACGGGGCTGTGTTTCAGGGGCTTGGACCCTGCTCCTTAAACGTGACgagcaaagaagaaaatttatttgtttCCAACCCACTCTCAGGTGCTCAAGATGTTAGCTTGGATGGAGAAATGTTAAGAAATGAAGCAGTGTTGCTGTTTTCTGATCAAACTGAAGACTTTGGGAAAGAGGAAACAGACTTGGCTTTGTTACCAGCAGCTGAAAGTAAAAAGACAACACCAAAGAGGGAAGACAAAATAGCAGTAGCAGGGGAGAAGGAGATACATCAGATTTTTCAGGACCTCGACGAAAGATTAGCGATAACCTCCAGGTTTTATATCCCAGAGGATTGCATTCAAAGATGGGCAGCTGAAATGGTTGTAGCCCTTGATGCTTTACATAGAGAAGGAATTGTGTGCCGCGATTTGAACCCAAACAACATCTTATTGAATGATAGAGGTCAGGAACTTttgcaaatgcatttctttttattcgCTGTTGCTTCCAATTAACTGAGTAGGCGTTTTATCTTGTAATTAGTATCTTCATTTCCTGTCTAGAGCTTCATTATCAGTGCAGCAAATTCACCCCCAGTAATAGCTTCTAGTACTTAATGATGCCATTATTCTTAATGATACTGTTTTTAGCTACAAAAGGAGTAATTACAGTTCACTTCTGCagaaaatggaagggaaaaatgttttgatttctccTGTCGTTTTGTTTTTAGGACACATTCAGCTAACGTATTttagcaggtggagggaggttgAAGATTCCTGTGACAACGATGCCATAGAGAGAATGTACTGTGCCCCAGGTTAGAGCAATCACCTACAATGTTTCACTTGGAAAGTAGATTAGCAGCTTTCATTTTCTCACAGAACCTCTATAGTATAGAGCTCGAGATCATGCAATAtctgaattttctttgctttttcctgaatGTCTTAAAAAGCTAGAGGACTCATAACTGCTTTATTGTTGAAGTGTGGTGGTGGTTGTTAGATCATTTCCATAAAGTGTAATTGTATTGAATGTCTTGTTTAAGTAAATTTaagtaatgttttgttttcttgcagttaTTTGCTATGTATGAGTACATCTTGATAACTGAAAAGAGCAAATAAGGGAAAGGGCAGACTGAAAAGATGACACTAAGAgccttaaaaatgcaaaaaattatACCTGCAAAgaacatggggggaaaaaagccatatCAGTTTGAAAAATACAACCCTAATAGGCTCAGAGATGCCTCTGACATTTTTGATGAGCTACAGTTGGCTTTGAAATAGTTTAGAGGGCTCTTTTCTTAGAACTGCTTTCATCAATCATGACGGTGATAAAATCAGTATCTCTTGGGTTTTTATGTCAAGGATGGCAATGGAAACTGAGCCCTCCCTCTTTTGCCctttccaaattttattttctgctaatATAGTGGTCAAATGGTAGTGACAGCCAAAAATCAGGTGTTTTACTTATAAtgtcatgttttaaaaatttcataGATAGCTTAAAATGCCTTACTTTTAGAGTTGAAATGACTACCGGGAGGCTattcagattttcagtttctctgtttttttattctgaatttgaaaTACTGACATACTCTTTCTGCTGAGCGTGTGGTCTGGCTAGACATTGCAACTTGGCATGCAGGTAGTCCTTAAGCTCAGAAAAATTTATGAAAGAAATGTGCTCATAAAAATTTAGAGTAGGAGTTACCGGCAGTGAAAGTTCTGAACTTAGTTTGGCATCAGGTGTTTATTCTGTGACTTAGTCCTGCAACTGAAGTACGATAAGGAACTGCTATCTGTGAATAAAGGTGGTAGGATCTCGACAAAAATTTGAATGCCAGCCTCTTAAGataaacagtaaataaaatctTTTCTATCCAGGTGCAAGTCAAAAGGGCAGGTATTAGAGAAAAGAATTCTTTTTACCTATCAAAGCAAACCCAGCACCTTCATTCTACCTTCACCCCACTTTAATTCAAGAACATGAAAATTGGGAAATCCCAGCAACTCTTGTGATTGTTAAATAGAAATATGTCCTGGTTGCCAACGTACATGATGTCCTGTTAGAAAGAGGCATTTTCCTGCCTCCCTAACCCAGCTTTGTACAAAGCGCTCCCTAGTTGAGTAGTAGCAAAGATGGAAGTGCAGTCTTTTCCCACCCTGTCATCATTAATGAGCTGTGAAAGTCAAAgcttaatttttctgtattttaatgaggATCCAAAGAGAGACTTTTTTTGCCCCTTAAGCCCCAACCAGCCAACTCTTGCAGTAATTAAGTGTTTAGGGAGCAGTTGAAATAATATTTAGAAGTCCCCAAATGCAAGAATAAAGTTTTCCTCACCATCATTATTTCCACCTCACAGCACAGGTGTGGTATCCATCCGGGCTCTTCTTGGTTAAGTTGCCCTCTCCTCTCCGCCCTCTCTGCCCTACCCCAAGCTGCAGTTTGTTTTGTGTGTCTGTAACTGGGGAGCTACAAGATGAAgatttgaaaatgcaaataatagATATATGCAAGATGGCTGAACTGATACTGCTCTATGATTCTTACCTTTCATACTTCTTGATCTTAATATTATCTCTGCAAACTGTACTCTTATTTTAGTGTAGCTATTTTGTGCTAATTTTTGCGTAGGAGGGTCATACTTGGTATAACATAGCAGTACAGAACATATTTTGGAGCCAAGTGCCATTCTATTCTGAGCAATGATTTAATACCTGTACCTTCAATAATGGTGTATAGCTGAGTTCAAAGCAGCTTTTTCTtaggtctgctgctgctgctaaatcTTGCTCTAGAGCTTTTGatcagtattaaaaatataatcatGTTAGTGGGCTTTCTTTAGGCTccaatgttacagaaaaaaacccccaacacctTATTTTGATGATTAGTTTTCATTTTAAGGAGTATACCATGTTCCTGGAACCCATGTCTCCCTTTTATCATGATAGCATTGCTCCTCAAGCTGCTTCGAGAAACTGACAAGTTCAgggtttttattcttttaaagttgatttttaaaactgatcATAATGTTTCTCACAGCTTGCCTTTTTCCTCCTGAAGGAAGGGCTGCACTTTTATAGAGGTGAACAAGTGATCTTCACAAAATTCATCAGGTCTTATGATTTCTTATCATAACACAACATAGTGACTAAACAAAGTGACTCAAAGTGAGTCTTTATCTTGTTTTAAATTTTCCTGGTGTTTCCAGTATTGTGTGCTGTGTTGCCCTACCTCTGGGTATTCggctttccctctctttttctctcctaaCTGAAGGATGAGTGAAACTTGACTTGCCAAATTTTGTCTCCATGTGTTTagcttggtgtgtgttttcatcAAGAGTTCGGGTTAGAATAGGATTTGGGTATGATAACTTGTATGTTATGTGATTTCAATGTTTTGTTACTTAAATACGCTTGTTAAAAGTATGTAAGAAAGGGAAGATGTCTTTTATCAAATACTGCCTTTTAGGGTCTGGTGTTGTAGACTGAGAACAGGTGATGAGTCTTGGGATGCAGTTCTTTTTCTGCATTGGTTTTTGAGGAGCAAATTTTGGAGGCAGAGAAGAGAATGAATGTGAAATTTAAACAGGTCACAGGATATCTTCAATTTAAAATAGGTAGGAAATTGTATTGTAGAGTTAAGTGAaagatataaaaatgtatttgaaattgttttatcttttcaATTGATTAAGGTTTCAGGTGTTACCTTTTTACAGTCCAAGTTATAAAGTGCTTAGCAGTTAAGTGCCTGAggacatatttaatttttaagttgcTTTATTGATTGAAAGAAAACATGGAGTCTAAATTCTACAGTTTATATATCAGAACCTAATTCCTGGAGGGGCTAGTAATAAAACTGTATTAATGTTGAAGCTTTTCAGACCCAGGGGAGAATAGAGGTCCAGCTACATGGAGCTTGCTTGTGGGATCTAGGATTTTGTATTTGAGGCTTTCGGTACCCCAAGTTGTAACCTTGTATTGAAGCAAAGCAAGGTAGTATTGGTACAGAAGTGGTTTTGAGGTCCTTGCCATGGTGAATAGCAAGGACTTGCTCAGCTCTTGTTATCCTATGAAAAGTGAAGAGGCAATGTGACTGCATATGTAGGAAAAAGATTATGcactgtatatttaaaataacagaacaaaTGCAAACATTATAAATGGAGAGGTGTCAAAAAGATGAGGGAAGAGATAGTTTACATTCCCTGCTAGCAATATAGTTAATTTTGTATGAAAtaacaattttcattttatatcgTGCATAAATTAAAAGCAAGCTAAATCTGTTGCAAGAAGTGGCACTTCTCCACTATCGACAGCAGGTGGCATTGTACCATTAATGGATTTTGCTGTTGCACTTGCTGGCTCTCATTTGCCTAACTTCACGTAAGAAGGAAGATGCGGTTTATTTGTAATTATTTGCATATCAAGAATTGTACTCGCAAGCTCAGAGTCGTGGTGTGTTACAGTGCTGTTGAATCTGTTGGTGAAGCTGGATAACTCTCTTTACTCCTGCATAGTTCTactcgattaaaaaaaaaagttcatgctGAACCAACTACTGTAACAACAAAGCTATCTGCAGATGCTTAAAAGTAGCGCCTGTGCTACACTTTGATTAATGGCCAAACTAAATCTTTGCTGTTCACCTATGATAAGTCAAATGTTGTTTCTCTAACCCACAAGGGAAGTGATGGATTATAAATCATCTCCTATAAACTCAACACCACTTCGAGTAAAACTGTGGGGATTTTGGCCAAGAATAACctatttgcttttaaagaagaCATCAAGCACTTGTAACTGAGAATTTCTGCCTATTTAATATGGTTAAGGTGACTAATGTGaggtttttgtggggtttttttcttcaactttccTCTTTacagtaattttgttttctgaatgttttaaagtatgctaatcagctgatgcCTGAATACAAAGTTATTAGCAGATCAGATGAGAATGATTCACTTCTGTTTAAACAGCCCTTTGCTCTCCATGCCCCCTGAGAACTCTTATCACATATTTGtccaaaaacccccacaaaaactaacaaaaaatccCTCGCATTATCCACCTGCCTGGTGCCTGATGGTATCAGCAATGTATCTCTTTATCTCTTGGTTAATGTGCCTTGGTATTCAGAAGGGGGGAAAATTCCAGTAACAGATTCAATTTACACGGACAGAAACTTGAGCAAATGCCAGCCTAGCAGGGGGGCCATTATTCTGCTCtataaataagtttaaaaaagaaacaaacacacacacaaacctgtGGATCAACATGTTTTGGTCTAattgaaggaaaaggaagataGATGAATTTTGAAATGCAAATGATCACCTTCTGTTATTTAAGTATCAATTTTGTCAACTTTGTGATCTTAAATATAAAGAGTTGCTACCTTTTAAATGCAGTAATAATTACATTCCGTTCTTGATAgtggtgatttttaaaatcaaattggtggcttaaaaaaaaaaaagccccttcATAGTATGCTTAATACTTGTGAGAAAGACAAAACTGTCTACAGCCACCGTCTAGTCAAGACTGTCTTCAACTGAAACAGAATAAGTTAAGGATTTACTCATAGAGAGAAACCTTTTAGGTACTTTTTCAGTCTAACCTGTGAAGTGTCATGTTATAGAAGCAGCTTGCTGGTCTAACATCTTGTGTAAATACAACGTGTGAATGAGATGTTTTATTTACACTCTCCGAGTTCTCGTTCCAGCAGCAGGGATGTGTTCTGTCGTTCATCCCTGTAGTGTTTTCAGAGGATGAGATTTCAGAACTGGGCTGCCTTTGGagtcttttttctgtcttgtccAAACAATGAGTTTTCACCAGACTGTGTTTACTAAAAACTGGAGGTTTGCGTTTTGAGATCGTAAACCCAAAGGGAGCTTAACTTCATAGAAAATGTAAGTAAGAAACTGGCCATCAGTAATGCATCATATTATTCTGATGCTTTCATAAGCTGCGTGCTATAATCAAGCCTTATTTACAGAAGCTAGCCTTCACAGAAGCCCTTACATAAATTTATGGTGTATTTAGTTTTATCTGACCTGCTACTAATTGTACACAATGCAAAACCTGAGCAAAAATAAGGCTTTGTGGGTAAAGGATTTtgttccaaaaaaaccccaaaacgctTCAATGTGCTACCTGTTTTTTGTACTCCCAAATGAAGATGTTACTTCTGCTCTTAGACAATTGAAAATACAGATGCAAAGTGCAGCTGATAACCTAAAACATAcggcatgaaaataaaaattgctagGTTGCTATTATTAGACTATATgctataatttttatttactgaataaggaaaaaattatttgtctcTGTTTACCAAATAGATATTTGATGCTGGAAAACCTGCACAttatttgtgtatgtgtttttcaGTAGGAGTTTGCAGGCACTCATTAAATCTGCTATTCTGTATTATAGTAATTTAATTTGAGTAGATTGTTTAAGAAGCAAAATAACTGTGGTAGATTAAAGTGCCATTGACCCTGAGAGGTGTCGAGGGGTGGGCTGGTCTCATGGTTATCATGTAAGACTGGACTTCCTAGATTTTATCTCTGATTCTGTCCTAGCTTTTTGTGTGACATTAATGTCTCAGGATAATcctaaaaaggaaaggaaaaacagggCAGGTGAATGAGCTTTGAGGAGCAGAGACAGAAGGATGGGCTAGCTTGATTTGAAAAGTCCTAGTGATAGGAAACAGGACtaaacatttaaaaggaaaaatatttcactggcATGAATAACGAGGAAAGGtctggagctgcagaaagagTACTGATTATTGTGAAGCTGGGAATAACAACTTTAGAATAACCATTTGGAGTGGGACAGCTCTCCAAAGACACCTGAGTGTCCCAAAGAAAACAATCACAACTCACTGCTCCCAAAAGAGCAAGATGTCATGAATCTGGAGTAGGTAATTGAAAGCACAGGTCTGGGGAGAGAATCAGGTGTATTCTGAAAATAATCTGATGTGGTTTGGCACTCAGGCTTGTTGTCAGTACACTATGTGTTTCAGGTGAAATACATgttcctgtgggttttttgtagACTCTAACCAGAACAGGCAGTACCGAAGCTGTTGATTTGTAAAAATCTGATATTTTAGTCTGGCTGACATAAAATACAGTTAATTCTGGCAGAAACTGTAATTTACCAGTGTGgtgtggttggtttgggtttttttttgttttttttttttaatttttttaattagcagtattattattattacagatgGGGCTAAAACTTAAAAATAGTATAGAAGATgccttttgaaaataaatggagCTAGCTGAAAGGTTAATtagtgtttgctttgttttgataaCAGAGCAGTAAAAGTTCCTTTGTCTCTTTTGTCACCTGATTATTTTAGAGGAAGTTTTGATTCCATCTTGGGTTGCTAAAACGAAGAAAAAGCACAGttccctctatttttttctttagtgacaTGAGGAAATTTATTCCAAAGAGGAACATAGATGCTCATATGTTTTTGAATACCTTTAAGATGAAACTTCCTATTTTCATACTCCATTTGATTTTAGCAGGTGCTCATTGGACTTGCCTCACTACTTTATTGTTTAAAGACCATGATAAACTTTTTATACTTAACTATAGATGGTTCAATATTGTGTTTTATAAATTGCTAAAGCATTTTAGGCAAAGCATTATGGCTAGATCGCTTGTGTGATGTGTTATTTAGTGACTGTATCTTATGATATCTTGGCTGACTGAGTCTGCCTAGAGTAAATTAGCTTGGACTCATTTTACTTGGTTCTCTGCAAATGCTTCTTTACACGTATAGATATTAAAATATGATAAAATagtaagctttaaaaattaaatgagtGTAAGGTAAATAGAATTT
Coding sequences within:
- the RPS6KC1 gene encoding ribosomal protein S6 kinase delta-1 isoform X7; the protein is MLSPRERGGDLARFYTVTEPRRHPRGHTVYKVTARIVSRKNPEDVQEIVVWKRYSDFKKLHKDLWQIHKNLCRHTELFPPFAKAIVFGRFDETVIEERRQCAEDLLQFSANIPALYNSKQLEEFFKGGEVHDGSELIGPVEPLSDSLTDNLSDCSSEVRKDLSGLDDVTLTSQSECGGFSSDSDLISLTVDVDSLAELDDGMASNQSSPSRAVGLCLTSEPPVQSILAPEQEWSKSEGEKESHSLFTGSLKPKPGKQDYLEKAGELIKLALKKEEEEDYETAFSFYRKGVDLLLEGVQGESSPTRREAVKRKTAEYLMRAEKISSLCHKSSEDASVSLPPGSLSSRPSWNLRSPAEELKAFRVLGVIDKVLLVMDTRTQQTFILKGLRKSSEYSRSRTTIIPRCVPNMVCLHKYIISEESVFLVLQHAEGGKLWSYVSKFLNRSPEESFEIPEPRTSSSTKIYLEQPTPSPKEIGSSTDSRESYGESTLKVVPLKSSLTPSSQDDSSNQDDGQESSKWMDSGSSSEEECTTSYLTLCNEYGQEKIDSGSLNEEPVVKLESEGLNTKERSCLQKCSVTGSDSFTSQVASQEQKLFIDDAESEIASPTRILDSLTKSKNSPMELFRIDSKDSTSELLGLDFGEKLYNLKSEPLKPLFSVSDHDRSLDALDNKMGVRAHDTISRGSNDSVPVISFKDAAFDDVNSIDEGRPDLLINLPGMSDETEEAAVSRPTKFTKTDRDMLEVKLLETPDVLQLNNSAETCKAFDQEPNHVAPEVGDPSCEEANGQSGVTQGALGTLFTSDQEVGSSEDGAVFQGLGPCSLNVTSKEENLFVSNPLSGAQDVSLDGEMLRNEAVLLFSDQTEDFGKEETDLALLPAAESKKTTPKREDKIAVAGEKEIHQIFQDLDERLAITSRFYIPEDCIQRWAAEMVVALDALHREGIVCRDLNPNNILLNDRGHIQLTYFSRWREVEDSCDNDAIERMYCAPAFAV
- the RPS6KC1 gene encoding ribosomal protein S6 kinase delta-1 isoform X3, whose product is MLSPRERGGDLARFYTVTEPRRHPRGHTVYKVTARIVSRKNPEDVQEIVVWKRYSDFKKLHKDLWQIHKNLCRHTELFPPFAKAIVFGRFDETVIEERRQCAEDLLQFSANIPALYNSKQLEEFFKGGEVHDGSELIGPVEPLSDSLTDNLSDCSSEGFSSDSDLISLTVDVDSLAELDDGMASNQSSPSRAVGLCLTSEPPVQSILAPEQEWSKSEGEKESHSLFTGSLKPKPGKQDYLEKAGELIKLALKKEEEEDYETAFSFYRKGVDLLLEGVQGESSPTRREAVKRKTAEYLMRAEKISSLCHKSSEDASVSLPPGSLSSRPSWNLRSPAEELKAFRVLGVIDKVLLVMDTRTQQTFILKGLRKSSEYSRSRTTIIPRCVPNMVCLHKYIISEESVFLVLQHAEGGKLWSYVSKFLNRSPEESFEIPEPRTSSSTKIYLEQPTPSPKEIGSSTDSRESYGESTLKVVPLKSSLTPSSQDDSSNQDDGQESSKWMDSGSSSEEECTTSYLTLCNEYGQEKIDSGSLNEEPVVKLESEGLNTKERSCLQKCSVTGSDSFTSQVASQEQKLFIDDAESEIASPTRILDSLTKSKNSPMELFRIDSKDSTSELLGLDFGEKLYNLKSEPLKPLFSVSDHDRSLDALDNKMGVRAHDTISRGSNDSVPVISFKDAAFDDVNSIDEGRPDLLINLPGMSDETEEAAVSRPTKFTKTDRDMLEVKLLETPDVLQLNNSAETCKAFDQEPNHVAPEVGDPSCEEANGQSGVTQGALGTLFTSDQEVGSSEDGAVFQGLGPCSLNVTSKEENLFVSNPLSGAQDVSLDGEMLRNEAVLLFSDQTEDFGKEETDLALLPAAESKKTTPKREDKIAVAGEKEIHQIFQDLDERLAITSRFYIPEDCIQRWAAEMVVALDALHREGIVCRDLNPNNILLNDRGHIQLTYFSRWREVEDSCDNDAIERMYCAPEVGAILEETEACDWWSLGAILFELLTGKTLVECHPSGINTHTSLSIPDHVSKEARSLIQQLLQFNPAERLGAGVAGVEDIKSHPFFALIEWADLLR